Proteins from one Ranitomeya variabilis isolate aRanVar5 chromosome 1, aRanVar5.hap1, whole genome shotgun sequence genomic window:
- the LOC143767637 gene encoding ephrin-A2-like, protein MSGAGQLWSLLSLSAVLGLLGRGGGLRHAVHWNSSNPRFAKEDYAVHVAIKDFLDIYCPHYDPRVPMEQTENFVLYMVDHEGYDGCYVTAEAYKRWECNQPHAPAGPIKFSEKIQRFTPFSRGVEFHEGQDYYYISIPDVGSVGECLKIKLSVCCQSTTRPITEVPKSQPRGREHGGGGSSPSKDDPWRQSGNSSFCPPAPSALLLALFLLRLLF, encoded by the exons ATGAGCGGCGCGGGGCAGCTCTGGAGCCTGCTGAGCCTGAGCGCCGTGCTGGGACTGCTGGGCCGGGGCGGTGGCCTCCGACATGCGGTGCACTGGAACAGCAGCAATCCCAG GTTCGCAAAGGAGGATTACGCTGTGCATGTGGCCATCAAGGATTTCCTGGATATCTACTGTCCTCACTACGACCCCCGAGTTCCCATGGAGCAAACGGAGAACTTTGTGCTTTATATGGTGGACCACGAGGGGTACGATGGCTGTTATGTGACCGCTGAAGCCTACAAACGTTGGGAGTGTAACCAGCCGCATGCCCCAGCTGGACCCATAAAGTTCTCTGAGAAGATCCAGCGCTTCACCCCGTTTTCTCGGGGGGTGGAATTCCACGAGGGGCAGGACTATTACTACATTT CAATTCCAGATGTGGGCAGTGTTGGTGAATGTCTCAAGATCAAATTGTCTGTTTGCTGCCAATCAACAA CACGACCAATAACAGAAGTCCCAAAATCACAACCCCGGGGCAGAGAGCATGGGGGAGGAGGTAGTTCGCCCTCTAAGGATG aTCCCTGGAGGCAGAGTGGAAACTCCTCTTTCTGTCCCCCTGCGCCTTCTGCCCTTCTGCTCGCTCTGTTCCTCCTCCGCCTCTTGTTTTAA